A window of the Lactuca sativa cultivar Salinas chromosome 5, Lsat_Salinas_v11, whole genome shotgun sequence genome harbors these coding sequences:
- the LOC111880587 gene encoding uncharacterized protein LOC111880587, whose amino-acid sequence MKQVTLGGFLTKRPRPNLNESGEGSSQTPITNQSIPSVSNAIPQTPCSNETNDGVDLKDLPKDPADRPMITSYASNIRDDVRRANLLQGPCQIRLHKFPKKKIGDRLRSFVPSWFNDFDWLEYSVKNKKAYCLYCYVCGDLMGQKGGRDAFVSQEVLLSIRQEIGQDVFALLVDESSDVSKKEQMAIVLRYVDSLGFVKERFIGVVHVKDTSSLTLKNALNEVLTSNKLSFSQIRGQGYDGASNMRGEFNGLKALILQENDTAFYVHCFAHQLQLVVVAVAKKHDGVSDFFEQISLVVNVVCASCKRKDMLREQARQRVQKGLCSGELETGRGLNQETTLVRAGDTRWGSHFNTLTSLVKLFADVLVVLEFVKVDGGSLANRQQASGILAYFQSYEFVFYLYMMYDILHLTGTLSKQLQKKDLDILEAASMVRGTMDALQSLRDTGFATILPKVSSFCQTHNIATLEMQDFYIGARNRTTTKTNRFHFEVEIFNTVVDMQLTEYRDRFSETSTQLREYMGALSPCDSFSQFDKSKLLKLAKLYKYDFDDSDLIDLEGQLEIFYHSSIKDERFTTLKGIFELSRLMVSTGKHRSYPLVYKLLKLALILPVATASVERCISKMKLLKTDLRNKIGDEFLNDALLCYVETEALVKVDNEKVMERFQKMSARRGQI is encoded by the exons ATGAAacaa GTTACCCTTGGTGGTTTTCTTACCAAAAGACCAAGACCTAATCTTAATGAAAGTGGTGAAGGATCTTCCCAAACACCAATCACCAACCAATCAATTCCTTCGGTCTCTAATGCAAttccacaaacaccatgctctaaTGAAACTAATGATGGTGTTGATTTGAAAGATCTTCCAAAGGACCCGGCGGATAGGCCAATGATTACAAGTTATGCCTCAAATATAAGAGATGATGTAAGAAGGGCAAATTTGCTTCAAGGACCTTGTCAAATAAGGCTACATAAGTTTCCAAAAAAGAAAATAGGTGATAGATTAAGAAGCTTTGTTCCTTCATGGTTTAACGATTTTGATTGGTTAGAATATAGTGTGAAAAATAAAAAAGCATATTGTTTATATTGTTATGTATGTGGAGACCTCATGGGACAAAAAGGAGGGAGAGATGCATTTGTTTCTCAAG AAGTACTTTTGAGTATTCGTCAAGAGATTGGTCAAGATGTATTCGCTTTATTGGTTGATGAATCTAGCGATGTCTCAAAAAAGGAACAAATGGCTATTGTTTTGCGATATGTTGATAGTCTTGGCTTTGTGAAAGAAAGATTCATTGGAGTTGTGCACGTGAAGGATACATCCTCTTTGACACTCAAAAACGCCTTAAATGAAGTACTTACAAGTAATAAGTTGAGTTTTAGTCAG ATAAGAGGACAAGGTTATGATGGGGCGAGCAATATGCGAGGGGAATTCAATGGTTTGAAAGCTTTGATATTACAAGAGAATGACACAGCTTTTTATGTACATTGCTTTGCACACCAACTTCAATTGGTGGTTGTAGCTGTAGCAAAGAAGCATGATGGTGTTAGTGACTTTTTTGAGCAAATTTCGTTGGTGGTTAATGTTGTTTGTGCCTCGTGTAAAAGAAAAGACATGCTACGGGAACAAGCAAGACAAAGGGTGCAAAAAGGCTTATGTAGTGGTGAACTTGAAACGGGAAGAGGGTTAAATCAAGAGACTACACTTGTTCGGGCGGGAGATACAAGATGGGGTTCACATTTCAACACACTCACAAGTCTGGTGAAGTTGTTTGCGGATGTTCTTGTGGTTTTAGAATTTGTGAAAGTGGATGGAGGGTCATTGGCAAACCGCCAACAAGCGTCCGGAATTTTAGCATATTTTCAATCTTATGAGTTCGTGTTTTACTTGTATATGATGTATGACATTTTACACCTCACGGGTACATTATCAAAGCAACTTCAAAAAAAAGATCTAGACATTCTAGAAGCGGCTTCGATGGTTAGAGGGACAATGGACGCATTGCAATCTTTAAGAGACACGGGGTTTGCTACCATTTTGCCAAAGGTATCCTCTTTTTGTCAAACACACAATATTGCTACTCTGGAAATGCAGGATTTTTATATTGGTGCGAGAAACCGTACGACCACAAAGACCAATAGATTTCACTTTGAGGTTGAAATCTTCAACACGGTGGTAGATATGCAACTGACAGAATACCGGGATCGATTTAGTGAAACAAGCACCCAGTTACGAGAATACATGGGTGCTTTGAGCCCTTGTGATTCATTTTCACAATTTGACAAATCAAAGTTGTTGAAGTTGGCTAAGTTGTACAAGTATGACTTTGATGATTCGGATTTGATAGATCTTGAAGGACAACTTGAGATATTTTATCACTCTTCCATCAAAGATGAGCGTTTTACCACTTTGAAAGGAATTTTCGAGCTTTCTCGTTTGATGGTTAGTACGGGGAAACATCGGTCTTATCCTTTGGTTTATAAGCTTTTAAAGTTAGCTTTGATATTACCCGTAGCAACCGCTAGTGTAGAAAGATGTATTTCGAAGATGAAGCTCCTGAAGACCGACTTACGCAACAAGATTGGCGATGAGTTTTTGAACGATGCGTTGCTTTGCTATGTTGAGACCGAAGCACTTGTGAAAGTTGATAATGAAAAGGTAATGGAACGGTTTCAAAAGATGTCCGCACGAAGAGGACAAATTTAA